A genome region from Coffea arabica cultivar ET-39 chromosome 7e, Coffea Arabica ET-39 HiFi, whole genome shotgun sequence includes the following:
- the LOC140011246 gene encoding secreted RxLR effector protein 161-like, which yields MVAKFRKIMTKQFEMTNMELMSYFLGIEVFQFDSGIFISQKKYASDILKKFKMDTTKPIMTPVEEKLRLTKEGVGRYVNPTYFKGLVGSFRYLTSTRLDINFVVGLISGFMKNSCQSYFQATKTILKYTGGIRSDSIFYSGSDPVELFGYTDINWTDDTVERKSTSGYAFFIGSNLFSWSSKKQQVIALFTVEAEYIATTNSAIQVLWLRRILGVL from the coding sequence ATGGTTGCAAAGTTCAGGAAGATTATGACTAAGCAGTTTGAGATGACTAATATGGAACTCATGTCATATTTTTTGGGAATTGAAGTCTTTCAGTTTGACAGTGGAATTTTTATATCTCAAAAGAAATATGCAAGTGACATTTTAAAGAAGTTCAAAATGGATACAACAAAGCCAATTATGACACCAGTTGAAGAAAAATTGAGGTTGACCAAGGAAGGCGTTGGTAGATATGTGAATCCCACCTATTTTAAAGGTTTGGTAGGGAGTTTCAGATATTTGACATCTACAAGGCTAGATATCAATTTTGTTGTTGGTCTGATTAGCGGGTTCATGAAAAATTCATGTCAGTCATACTTCCAGGCAACTAAGACAATTTTGAAGTATACTGGAGGCATTCGTAGTGATAGCATTTTTTATTCTGGAAGTGATCCAGTTGAATTGTTTGGCTACACAGATATTAATTGGACAGATGATACAGTAGAGAGGAAGAGTACTTCAGGTTATGCATTTTTTATTGGTTCTAACTTGTTTTCCTGGAGTTCGAAGAAGCAACAGGTGATTGCATTGTTTACAGTAGAGGCAGAATATATTGCAACAACTAATAGTGCTATTCAAGTTTTGTGGTTACGTCGCATACTTGGTGTTCTATAA
- the LOC140010978 gene encoding WAT1-related protein At5g64700-like produces the protein MEGYKLYLAAVSVQVFHSIMHIVSKAAIDDGFKTYILVFYRQAIATVFLAPITIFLEWKSAPPLTVMTFVKMCILSLLGFTLTWNLNNMALRYTSAPLAAAINNTIPVSTFFLAVLFRMENFNLKTVPGISKFAGIALCLGGSATIAFYHGAPYLKLLVHHHLLKIHSPQNPGHAPSSTTWVKGVLLMFLAYILWSSWLALQGCLSKSYPSTLISINLQNFFGGIFSFIIAIYLERDFDEWKLGWNVKLLSAAYCGIMVNGVGFNLIAWVLRKKGPLFQAIWVPLVLLFTTCFSAVFLGEIISLGSVVGAVLLVMGLHCVLWGKIKEQSKETENCSSTVQLAQISQSAPKDEIQVGSTPKHSIAQNACSYV, from the exons ATGGAGGGCTACAAACTTTATTTAGCTGCTGTATCGGTACAAGTATTCCATTCTATCATGCACATAGTTTCCAAGGCTGCAATTGATGATGGTTTCAAGACATATATACTCGTCTTCTACAGACAAGCCATTGCAACAGTCTTCTTAGCTCCCATAACTATCTTTCTTGAGTG GAAAAGTGCACCACCTCTGACGGTAATGACATTTGTCAAGATGTGTATACTTTCTCTCCTTGG GTTCACATTGACCTGGAATCTCAATAATATGGCTCTTAGGTACACATCTGCCCCGTTAGCTGCAGCAATCAATAATACAATTCCAGTCAGTACTTTCTTCCTCGCAGTTCTATTCAG AAtggaaaatttcaatttgaagaCTGTCCCTGGGATTTCAAAATTTGCCGGAATAGCACTATGCTTAGGAGGATCTGCAACTATTGCCTTCTATCATGGTGCCCCTTATCTGAAACTATTGGTTCATCATCACCTGTTGAAAATTCACAGCCCACAAAATCCGGGTCATGCTCCTTCTAGCACCACATGGGTCAAGGGTGTACTTCTAATGTTTCTTGCCTACATATTATGGAGTTCCTGGCTTGCATTGCAG GGCTGCCTATCGAAAAGCTATCCTTCAACACTTATTAGCATAAATCTTCAAAACTTCTTCGGCGGAATTTTCTCGTTTATTATTGCCATCTATTTGGAAAGAGATTTTGATGAATGGAAGCTTGGATGGAACGTTAAACTTCTATCTGCTGCTTACTGT GGAATCATGGTCAATGGTGTTGGATTTAACTTGATAGCTTGGGTTCTTAGGAAGAAAGGGCCCTTATTTCAAGCCATCTGGGTTCCACTTGTGCTGCTATTCACAACTTGTTTTTCAGCTGTCTTTCTTGGGGAGATAATTAGCTTAGGAAG TGTTGTGGGAGCAGTATTGCTGGTTATGGGGTTGCACTGTGTACTATGGGGCAAGATTAAAGAGCAAAGCAAAGAAACGGAGAATTGCTCTTCAACTGTCCAGCTCGCACAAATATCACAGAGTGCACCAAAGGATGAAATACAAGTGGGGAGCACTCCAAAGCACTCAATAGCTCAAAATGCTTGCTCCTATGTTTGA
- the LOC113702275 gene encoding trimethyltridecatetraene synthase-like: MESFSPTWAAYALAWVATVVIAHLSKHFHQQKLNLPPGPRQWPIIGNLNLIGTLPHRSLHQLSLTYGPLMHLQFGSFPVVVGSSVEMAKVFLKTMDVTFAGRPKTAAGKYTAYDCTNMTWSPYGPYWRQARKIFLMELFSAKRLESYEHIRVEEMNSLLLQLFKSSGKPVVLKDYLSTGSLNVISRMVLGKTYIDQSENSIVTPKEFRQMMDEVFLLTGVFNIGDFIPWIDFLDLQGYIKRMKILSKKFDRFLEHVLDEHNARRKDETDCVSKDMADVLLDLADDPTLEVKLERRGVKALTLDLLAGGTETSATTVEWAISELLKNPEIFNKAAEELDRVIGQNRWVKEKDMPNLPYIEAIVKETMRMHPVVPLLVPRCAREDCKVAGYDIRKGTRVIVNVWSIVKDPELWEKPEVFCPDRFMGKDIDFKGQDCKFLPFGAGRRMCPGYSLGLKVIQSSLANLLHGYRWKLPNDMKPEDLDMEEIFGLTTPRKIPLVAIVEPRLPRNLYSL; this comes from the exons ATGGAAAGCTTTTCTCCCACCTGGGCTGCATATGCACTCGCCTGGGTTGCAACGGTGGTTATCGCCCATCTCTCGAAGCATTTCCATCAGCAAAAACTCAACCTCCCACCGGGTCCaaggcaatggcctataattgGAAACTTAAACCTCATTGGCACCCTTCCTCATCGTTCACTCCATCAACTCTCCCTAACATATGGTCCCCTAATGCACCTTCAATTCGGCTCCTTCCCAGTTGTCGTTGGCTCCTCCGTGGAGATGGCCAAAGTTTTCCTCAAAACCATGGACGTCACATTTGCAGGGAGGCCTAAAACTGCAGCCGGAAAATATACCGCTTATGATTGCACCAACATGACTTGGTCCCCTTATGGACCATACTGGCGCCAGGCACGTAAGATTTTCCTTATGGAATTATTCAGTGCAAAAAGACTCGAATCATATGAACATATTCGGGTGGAAGAAATGAATTCGCTTCTGCTACAGCTATTCAAGTCATCAGGCAAGCCTGTCGTGTTGAAAGATTATCTTTCAACAGGAAGTTTGAACGTGATTAGCAGGATGGTCCTGGGGAAAACATACATTGATCAGTCTGAGAACTCAATTGTCACGCCCAAAGAGTTCAGGCAAATGATGGACGAGGTGTTTTTGCTGACTGGTGTGTTTAACATTGGTGATTTCATACCTTGGATCGATTTCTTGGATTTGCAGGGGTATATCAAGAGGATGAAAatcttgagcaagaaatttgaTAGGTTTCTGGAGCATGTTCTTGATGAGCATAATGCCCGGAGGAAGGACGAAACTGATTGTGTCAGCAAGGACATGGCGGACGTCCTTCTGGACCTTGCAGATGATCCCACTTTGGAGGTGAAGCTAGAGAGGCGTGGAGTCAAGGCATTGACTCTG GACCTGCTTGCTGGTGGAACCGAGACCTCAGCGACTACAGTAGAATGGGCCATTTCGGAGCTACTGAAAAACCCAGAAATATTCAACAAGGCAGCCGAAGAACTCGACCGTGTTATCGGTCAGAATCGATGGGTGAAAGAGAAGGACATGCCAAATCTTCCTTACATAGAGGCTATTGTTAAAGAAACAATGCGTATGCATCCCGTGGTCCCATTGCTAGTGCCAAGATGTGCTCGCGAAGATTGCAAAGTTGCAGGGTACGATATTCGAAAGGGAACTCGAGTCATCGTCAACGTTTGGTCAATTGTGAAGGACCCTGAATTGTGGGAGAAGCCAGAGGTATTTTGCCCCGACAGATTCATGGGAAAGGACATTGACTTCAAAGGGCAAGACTGTAAGTTCTTGCCATTTGGTGCTGGAAGAAGAATGTGCCCAGGGTACAGTTTAGGCCTCAAGGTTATCCAATCTAGTTTGGCCAATCTTTTACATGGATACAGATGGAAGTTGCCAAATGACATGAAGCCTGAGGACCTTGACATGGAAGAAATATTTGGGCTTACTACACCAAGAAAGATCCCACTTGTTGCCATTGTTGAGCCTCGGCTTCCTCGTAATCTTTATTCACTATGA